The uncultured Cohaesibacter sp. genomic sequence GAAGCGCCTGCGCTCGTCCGATTTCCCCACCATCGGGGGTGACGGCAGCATTGTTGGACATATTCTGTGGCTTGAAAGGCGCGACCTTATAGCCCTGCCGTTTGAGATGGCGACAGAAACCGGCGACCAACATGGATTTTCCAACGTTGGAGCCTGTTCCCTGAAACATGATGGCGGGCATTTTTGTCTTTCCTGCGTGTCTTTAAGGCCAGATTTTATTCCGGGTCAAATTCTGATGGGGTCGATCCGCGAAGAGAGAGATCGGGTGCTTTCTCGATCCAATCCAGGATTGGCTCAAGCTCGCTGAATTCGGGGCTTTCTGGCAAATTGGGGCGTTCGACCATGATGACGGGAATATGTAGCTTTCGCGCCGCAAGGATTTTGTGCGAAGCCTTCCCGGCTCCGGAATTCTTGGTCACCAGATAGTCGACATCATAGTCCTGGAAGAGCGCCATTTCCTCTTCCATCGACCGCCCGGGCATACCTTGAATGAAAGTCGCAGAATGGAACATCTGCTCTTCGGCTTCGGCTATACTGCGGATCACGAATTTACAATCCTTGCGGCTTGCAAATGGCGCGATGGATTGCCGCCCGACAGAAAGAAAGGCCGTTACACCGGAAGGCAGCGCAGCTGCGGCATCGCACAAGGTTTTTACCACAGTCCATTCATCCTCGCCGGTCTCGGTCCATTCATGGCGCACGAAACGGGCAAGCGGCACACCTCCACTCTTGGAAGCTTCAACCGCATTGCGAGAGATTACCGTTGCATATGGGTGTGTTGCATCGATCAGAAGGTCGATGCCGTGGTCCTGCATATAGGCATGCAAACCTTGTGGGCCACCAAAGCCGCCCATGCGAAACTGGAAATGATCGGTATCAAACCCCATCCGGCTGCGCAGAACTTCTTCGGCCTTGCTGCCGAGCACCCCTGCGAGCGAATAGGTAATGTCATGCTCTGTCGACTTGATCAGGGTTTCAAGCAATTCCCTTGCTTCGGCTGTACCGCCGAGAAGAAGAATATGGCGCTGAGTGGTCATGGAGCCTGCTCCAGCTGGTCGTAGGTGAGAATCTCGGACTGTGTCAAGAGTTTACCATCCCTCGCAATTACGACAATATCGAGAGCGATGTCACTTGGCCCCAGAATTTTGAATGCGGCGCATTGCGCCAATTTTGCCACGTGCGGCACGATGGCTATGCCTGCGGCATCACATAGTTGCAGCACAGACAGCGCCGTATTGGCCTGTTTGACCTCTTCAGCAAGTTCTAAAGAGCCACCAATGGCCGCAACTTGGCCCGCCATCCAGTTAAAATCAACCTGACTGCGCCCGGAGTGCAAATCCATATGCCCTTGCGCCAGTTTGGTGAGCTTGGCAAAGCCGCCACCGATGGTAACGCGCGGCACGGGATTGCGCCTGAGATATTTGAGCATGCCACCGACGAAATCGCCCATGTCGAGCATGGCAAATTCCGGTAACGCGTAAAGCAAACGCACCGTCTTTTCCGATGTGGATCCGGTGCAGCCTGCCACATGGCCCTGCCCCTCGGCTCGCGCCACATCAATACCGCGATGGATGGAATGTATCCATGCTGAACAGGAAAAGGGTACGACGATGCCAGTCGTCCCGAGAATGGAAATGCCACCGACGATCCCAAGCCTCGGGTTCCATGTATGTTTGGCAAGTTTTTCGCCATTGCGTACGGAAATGGTGATGTCCACGTCCGGCGTGAAGCCATATTCCTGCGCAAGGCTTTCAACGACCTCACGCATCAATTGGCGCGGCACGGGATTGATGGCAGGCTCTCCAACAGGAATCGGCAACCCGGGGCGCGTTACCATCCCCACCCCTTCACCGGCAAAGAAGCGCACGCCAGCACCGGAAGGGCCAAACCGCACAGAGGAAAGGATGAGCGCGCCATGGGTTACATCCGGGTCATCACCGGCATCCTTGATGATTCCCGCCTCGGCGAAATCTTCTTCAAAGCGCTCACAATCAAGCGCAA encodes the following:
- a CDS encoding cobalt-precorrin-5B (C(1))-methyltransferase gives rise to the protein MTDDTEKAPKEENLRRGWTTGACATAATKAALCALVSSRFPDPVSIRLPKGQTPSFALDCERFEEDFAEAGIIKDAGDDPDVTHGALILSSVRFGPSGAGVRFFAGEGVGMVTRPGLPIPVGEPAINPVPRQLMREVVESLAQEYGFTPDVDITISVRNGEKLAKHTWNPRLGIVGGISILGTTGIVVPFSCSAWIHSIHRGIDVARAEGQGHVAGCTGSTSEKTVRLLYALPEFAMLDMGDFVGGMLKYLRRNPVPRVTIGGGFAKLTKLAQGHMDLHSGRSQVDFNWMAGQVAAIGGSLELAEEVKQANTALSVLQLCDAAGIAIVPHVAKLAQCAAFKILGPSDIALDIVVIARDGKLLTQSEILTYDQLEQAP
- a CDS encoding precorrin-6A/cobalt-precorrin-6A reductase; the encoded protein is MTTQRHILLLGGTAEARELLETLIKSTEHDITYSLAGVLGSKAEEVLRSRMGFDTDHFQFRMGGFGGPQGLHAYMQDHGIDLLIDATHPYATVISRNAVEASKSGGVPLARFVRHEWTETGEDEWTVVKTLCDAAAALPSGVTAFLSVGRQSIAPFASRKDCKFVIRSIAEAEEQMFHSATFIQGMPGRSMEEEMALFQDYDVDYLVTKNSGAGKASHKILAARKLHIPVIMVERPNLPESPEFSELEPILDWIEKAPDLSLRGSTPSEFDPE